From Pelotomaculum schinkii, the proteins below share one genomic window:
- a CDS encoding Ger(x)C family spore germination protein yields MGKGLKCLALCALIVVTALSLQGCWDQQEVERLGIVLTTAIDLAPDGRVMLTVQVVNPKSLVGGGVGGVGGVGGGVGGARGFRNVSVEGSTIFDCIRLLSLESPRELYFAHNMAIMISEEFARNRGIEEIMDFFERNPQIRRNNYVLIARSDISSILETPGELVPPPSQVIASTIRQQRLSSYYPDVQLGDFLETLETEGSDAYAAGIQVEPNEAEVRDKISGSSSLLDGRPKPIGAIIKIGGTAVFKGNKMAGWLDERESRGLLWVKGRVKGGVITVPCISGEGGVEGPRFSLEIIRNASKIQPELTEGELGVTVRVDIQANILEAECPEELDKPEVIASIEQLLATAVQGEVEDALTKAQREYKADVFGFGTVFHRKYPVVWKEIKENWIDIYPGLPVYIEVNAVITRTGLVNKPAQVRR; encoded by the coding sequence GTGGGCAAGGGGCTTAAATGCCTGGCTTTATGTGCGCTGATAGTTGTTACGGCTTTAAGCCTTCAGGGATGCTGGGATCAACAGGAAGTTGAACGGCTGGGTATCGTCCTAACTACGGCAATAGACCTGGCGCCGGACGGAAGGGTAATGCTTACGGTCCAGGTTGTCAACCCTAAGAGCCTGGTAGGCGGCGGAGTCGGCGGGGTCGGCGGGGTCGGCGGAGGGGTAGGGGGAGCCAGAGGCTTTCGGAACGTCAGTGTAGAAGGTAGTACAATATTTGATTGCATCCGGCTGCTTTCACTTGAATCACCCCGTGAGCTTTATTTTGCCCACAATATGGCTATCATGATTTCTGAAGAGTTTGCCAGAAATAGAGGTATAGAGGAGATTATGGATTTTTTTGAACGCAACCCGCAGATAAGGCGCAACAACTATGTCCTGATTGCCCGCAGCGATATCAGCAGCATTTTAGAAACACCCGGCGAACTGGTTCCTCCCCCGTCGCAAGTTATTGCAAGTACAATCAGGCAGCAAAGGCTCAGTTCTTATTATCCGGATGTACAGTTGGGGGACTTTTTAGAAACATTGGAGACTGAAGGCAGCGACGCTTATGCTGCCGGAATACAGGTGGAGCCTAATGAGGCTGAAGTGCGAGACAAGATAAGCGGGAGTTCTTCCCTTCTGGATGGGCGTCCAAAGCCAATCGGAGCAATTATAAAAATAGGTGGTACGGCGGTTTTTAAAGGCAACAAAATGGCTGGCTGGTTAGATGAGAGAGAGAGCCGGGGACTGCTTTGGGTCAAGGGTAGAGTTAAAGGCGGAGTAATTACCGTGCCCTGCATTAGTGGCGAAGGAGGCGTTGAAGGTCCGCGCTTTTCCCTGGAAATAATCCGCAATGCTTCCAAAATTCAACCAGAGCTTACCGAAGGTGAGCTGGGCGTTACTGTCAGGGTTGATATACAGGCAAACATCCTTGAGGCCGAATGCCCGGAGGAACTGGATAAGCCGGAGGTCATTGCATCCATTGAGCAATTACTGGCTACTGCGGTCCAGGGTGAGGTGGAAGATGCTTTGACCAAAGCGCAGAGGGAATACAAGGCCGATGTATTCGGGTTTGGGACAGTATTTCACCGAAAGTACCCGGTAGTCTGGAAAGAAATAAAGGAGAACTGGATAGATATTTATCCCGGCCTGCCGGTTTATATTGAGGTCAATGCTGTCATCACGCGCACCGGGCTGGTTAACAAGCCGGCGCAAGTGCGCCGTTAA
- a CDS encoding spore germination protein, whose product MRLNIFSGLIRKAAKKPEPCTSEPGSVDSKVFKDEELKNEKISRSLKKNVEYLDTILGRNVDAVFREFRLGAGKKENACLVYLDSLTDETRISDNILKPLLLGVAGVDSPGDNLTDVVGKSILVAAEIRSKVYNMQDVVSEILYGGSALFIDGCEEAVITILKEWPQRPVDKADVEGTVRGPKESFNETISVSTSLVRRRLRTPNLVIEGLNLGRMTHTSVALAYLKGVVSPGLLKEVRQRIDRIDIDGILESGYIEELIQDDPYSPFPQIAYTERPDRVVAALLQGRVCVFTDGTPMVLFMPATFSDLVQNPEDYYERYHFATMIRLIRFLGLAVALLLPSFYIAITTFHQEMIPTQLLISIAASREGVPFPALVEALIMEITFEALREAGLRLPRAVGQAVSIVGALVIGQAAVQAGIVSPLMVIVVAVTGIASFMSPSYSLALALRLIRFPLMFLAATLGLFGVMTGVLAMLIHLAGLRSFGVPYLSPLAPLKISDLKDFAVRAPWWAMHKRPSELAKRNVRRIAPDLKPQPPSESGDEKAFASGDGSAGPNTRTNGSAQHDKVRTPAVSRAGSKGGGGSGQGA is encoded by the coding sequence TTGAGGTTAAATATTTTTTCCGGTCTAATCAGAAAAGCGGCTAAAAAGCCGGAACCTTGCACAAGCGAGCCTGGGTCTGTAGATAGTAAAGTATTTAAGGATGAAGAATTGAAAAACGAAAAGATCTCCAGGAGCCTTAAAAAAAACGTGGAGTACCTGGATACCATCTTGGGCCGGAATGTAGACGCCGTGTTCAGAGAGTTCAGGCTGGGCGCGGGAAAAAAAGAGAACGCCTGCCTGGTTTACCTTGACAGCCTCACCGACGAGACCCGGATCAGCGATAATATTTTAAAACCGCTGCTGCTGGGGGTGGCTGGAGTTGACAGTCCTGGCGATAATTTAACAGATGTAGTTGGAAAATCAATTTTAGTCGCCGCCGAAATCCGCTCCAAGGTCTATAATATGCAAGACGTTGTCAGTGAAATACTGTACGGGGGTTCGGCTTTATTTATCGATGGCTGTGAAGAGGCTGTCATTACTATCCTGAAAGAGTGGCCTCAGCGCCCGGTTGATAAAGCTGATGTGGAAGGGACGGTCCGCGGGCCAAAGGAAAGCTTCAACGAGACCATTAGTGTGAGTACCTCCCTGGTCAGACGCAGGCTGCGCACACCCAATCTTGTCATCGAGGGTCTTAACCTGGGACGCATGACCCACACTTCGGTTGCCCTCGCCTACCTGAAAGGAGTGGTCTCTCCCGGACTTCTCAAGGAAGTAAGGCAGCGGATCGACCGGATCGATATCGACGGGATTCTGGAAAGCGGCTATATCGAGGAGTTAATCCAGGACGATCCTTACTCCCCCTTCCCGCAGATAGCTTATACCGAAAGGCCGGACCGGGTGGTGGCGGCTCTCCTGCAGGGGCGGGTATGTGTCTTTACCGACGGCACTCCGATGGTGCTTTTTATGCCGGCCACATTCAGTGACCTGGTTCAGAATCCCGAGGATTACTATGAACGGTACCACTTTGCTACCATGATCAGGCTTATACGGTTCCTGGGTTTGGCGGTAGCCCTGCTCCTGCCGTCTTTTTATATTGCCATAACCACCTTTCACCAGGAGATGATTCCCACCCAGTTACTGATCAGTATCGCCGCGTCCAGGGAAGGGGTGCCTTTCCCCGCCCTGGTGGAGGCGTTGATTATGGAAATTACCTTTGAAGCGTTAAGAGAGGCCGGATTGAGGCTGCCCCGGGCAGTTGGCCAGGCGGTCAGTATCGTCGGGGCGCTGGTCATCGGCCAGGCGGCGGTACAGGCGGGTATTGTATCTCCATTGATGGTGATTGTAGTCGCTGTAACGGGAATAGCGTCATTTATGAGCCCTTCTTATAGCCTGGCCCTGGCGCTGCGGCTGATCCGCTTTCCACTCATGTTTCTGGCCGCTACCCTGGGTCTGTTCGGGGTGATGACCGGCGTTTTGGCGATGCTGATCCACCTGGCCGGCTTGCGTTCTTTCGGTGTACCCTACCTGTCGCCTTTGGCCCCGTTGAAAATTTCCGATCTGAAAGACTTCGCGGTCCGCGCGCCGTGGTGGGCTATGCATAAGCGTCCGTCGGAGCTTGCAAAAAGGAATGTACGGCGGATTGCTCCAGACTTAAAGCCGCAACCTCCCTCAGAGAGTGGCGATGAAAAGGCCTTTGCGTCAGGCGATGGGAGCGCCGGTCCCAATACCAGAACCAATGGCTCCGCCCAACATGACAAGGTCAGGACGCCTGCCGTCTCCAGAGCCGGGTCGAAAGGGGGCGGGGGAAGTGGGCAAGGGGCTTAA
- a CDS encoding GerAB/ArcD/ProY family transporter, whose amino-acid sequence MLEKGKISSIALVFLLIDLVGATAVVFLPALTAKFAGRDAWLVPVISTIPGIVVILLVTALGRRFPGKTIIEYLQIILGNWPGKAVAVLYIFFFIHTNGVIIRQFGELITTMMMPRTPIVVLHTIFVLLAAYAVRSGLEVIGRLWELTFPWVFILYVILLLFSFQKAEFHRLLPVLENGFKPVLQGSITPSAWRGEVIILAMFLPYLAEPSQGRRMGIWSVIIIGAILIADAVLNTAMFGPSTDRQVFPSFTIVDEIIIGGFFRADVAIVIIWLVTMLIKITLFYYAAVLGTAQLLNMKDYKPITLPIGVILTALSILSIENATGIPAYATTGYPPFAYLVEWVIPLAVLLIAAVRGVKPKY is encoded by the coding sequence TTGCTTGAAAAGGGGAAAATCTCCAGTATTGCGCTGGTATTCTTGTTAATAGATCTCGTAGGAGCGACGGCGGTGGTGTTTTTACCAGCCTTAACGGCTAAATTTGCCGGGCGGGACGCCTGGCTGGTACCAGTTATCAGCACCATCCCGGGAATCGTCGTAATCCTGCTCGTTACCGCATTGGGCCGCAGGTTTCCCGGTAAAACAATCATCGAATACCTGCAAATTATCCTGGGTAACTGGCCCGGAAAAGCCGTTGCTGTTCTTTATATATTCTTTTTCATCCATACCAACGGGGTAATCATCAGGCAATTTGGAGAACTGATTACAACCATGATGATGCCTCGCACACCCATTGTAGTTCTTCACACAATATTTGTCCTTTTGGCTGCTTACGCGGTGCGTTCCGGTTTGGAAGTAATCGGCAGACTGTGGGAATTAACTTTTCCCTGGGTTTTTATATTGTACGTCATTTTGTTATTATTTAGCTTCCAAAAGGCGGAATTTCACCGCCTCCTGCCCGTGCTTGAAAACGGTTTCAAGCCTGTTCTTCAAGGCTCGATCACGCCTTCGGCGTGGCGGGGGGAGGTTATCATTCTGGCAATGTTCCTGCCATATCTGGCAGAGCCCTCGCAGGGGAGAAGGATGGGAATATGGTCGGTGATAATTATAGGGGCTATATTGATAGCTGACGCCGTTCTTAACACTGCTATGTTCGGCCCCTCTACCGACCGGCAGGTTTTTCCCAGTTTTACAATAGTAGATGAAATAATAATCGGCGGGTTTTTTCGTGCCGACGTCGCTATAGTCATCATTTGGCTGGTAACGATGTTAATCAAGATAACTCTGTTTTATTACGCAGCGGTATTGGGTACCGCGCAGCTGCTTAACATGAAAGATTACAAGCCAATAACTCTACCTATAGGTGTAATCCTGACCGCCTTATCAATTTTGTCTATAGAAAACGCAACAGGGATCCCCGCCTATGCGACAACCGGTTACCCGCCGTTCGCCTACCTGGTGGAATGGGTAATCCCGCTGGCTGTGCTGCTTATTGCTGCTGTCAGAGGGGTTAAACCAAAATATTAA
- a CDS encoding GerAB/ArcD/ProY family transporter, translating into MLERGKISGIALALILINLVGATAVVALPAVTARSALRDAWLTPAVSAVSGIVVILLVTALGRRFPGKSLIEYTQDILGSWPGKAVGVLYLFFFFQSSGVILREFGELLSAMIMPRTPILVFNTIIVLLAAYSVRSGLEVIGRLSELLLPWVIILYYVIILLGLQKADFSRLLPVLENGFAPVLLASLTPLGWMGEVLLLGMLLPYLSKPCQGRKIGIWSVGILGFLLVIDEIANITVFGREVTRLKYPTFMIPSEILLGGFLRIDALFVILWTAGLLTKLAIFYYVSVLGTAQLLNLRDYKPTVLPIGVILTAFSILSFQNAVEIPTHITKGFPPFAYLFEWALPLALLLIAIIRGFKPKY; encoded by the coding sequence ATGCTTGAGAGGGGCAAAATATCCGGCATAGCGCTGGCGCTTATTTTAATAAACCTGGTTGGCGCCACGGCTGTAGTGGCTCTCCCTGCCGTAACGGCCAGGTCCGCCCTAAGGGACGCCTGGCTGACGCCTGCCGTCTCCGCTGTTTCCGGAATCGTTGTAATCCTGCTGGTTACGGCGCTTGGCCGGAGGTTTCCCGGCAAGTCCTTGATTGAGTACACGCAGGATATCCTGGGTAGTTGGCCCGGCAAAGCCGTAGGCGTTCTTTATCTGTTTTTCTTTTTTCAGAGCTCCGGGGTGATCCTCAGGGAATTCGGTGAACTGCTCAGCGCAATGATTATGCCCCGTACGCCCATTTTAGTTTTCAACACAATAATCGTCCTGTTAGCGGCTTACTCTGTACGTTCCGGCCTGGAAGTGATCGGCAGGTTATCGGAATTGCTTTTACCCTGGGTGATTATCCTCTATTACGTTATTATCTTATTAGGCTTGCAGAAAGCGGATTTTTCCCGCCTGCTGCCCGTGCTGGAAAACGGTTTTGCCCCGGTTTTATTGGCTTCGCTTACACCTTTGGGATGGATGGGCGAAGTGTTGCTCCTGGGCATGCTTTTACCTTACCTGTCGAAACCGTGCCAGGGGAGAAAAATAGGTATCTGGTCGGTAGGAATTCTGGGGTTTTTACTGGTAATCGACGAAATCGCCAATATTACGGTATTTGGACGAGAGGTCACCCGGCTGAAATATCCAACTTTTATGATTCCAAGTGAAATTTTACTGGGCGGATTTTTAAGAATTGACGCTTTATTTGTGATCCTTTGGACGGCGGGACTACTGACAAAGCTGGCAATATTTTATTACGTTTCAGTTTTGGGTACCGCCCAGCTATTGAACCTGAGGGATTACAAACCCACAGTTTTGCCCATTGGTGTTATTCTAACCGCCTTCTCAATTTTGTCCTTTCAAAACGCCGTTGAAATTCCCACCCACATCACAAAGGGCTTCCCCCCCTTCGCCTATCTTTTTGAATGGGCTCTCCCGCTGGCTTTGCTGCTCATCGCCATCATCAGGGGGTTTAAACCGAAGTATTAG
- a CDS encoding bifunctional folylpolyglutamate synthase/dihydrofolate synthase has protein sequence MKFHEAMEYVASLGKFGFNFGLERIEELLGRLDNPHRKLSIIHIGGTNGKGSTTAMLAAILQEAGYRVGTFTSPHLHSYTERFRINGVNIPEESIAALISELRPHLDAMVAEGFEHPTEFEVATAVAFLYFNREKIDYLVLEVGLGGAIDSTNVAMPLLSIITNVTMDHMDYLGHTIREIAGVKAGIIKPGVPVVTAAEGEGLDVIEAVSRENNCPLIRVGQDITWEHISLSPAAQRFTIRGRVRVYENLTLYLIGRHQQVNAATAVAAAEILTELGVSISPAAVRSGLAAARWPARLEIMRREPLVIIDGAHNFAGARSLRLALEETFPGRSIVLLIGMLGDKERARVVAELAPLARTVVVTRPNSPRAGNWQELAREAKRYTPEVYAIEDIRDALDKALSLAGPEELVCVTGSLYMVAEVRELFI, from the coding sequence GTGAAATTCCATGAGGCTATGGAGTATGTGGCAAGCCTGGGCAAGTTTGGTTTTAATTTCGGGCTGGAACGTATTGAGGAGCTTTTGGGCAGGCTGGACAATCCCCACCGCAAGCTAAGCATTATTCACATTGGGGGAACCAACGGCAAAGGCTCCACCACAGCGATGCTGGCCGCTATCCTGCAGGAAGCGGGTTACCGGGTGGGGACCTTTACTTCACCGCACCTCCATTCTTACACGGAGAGGTTTCGTATCAACGGGGTCAACATACCGGAGGAAAGCATAGCCGCGCTGATTAGTGAACTTCGCCCGCACCTGGACGCCATGGTGGCGGAAGGGTTTGAACACCCGACCGAGTTCGAGGTGGCTACTGCCGTGGCTTTCCTTTATTTTAACCGGGAGAAGATAGATTATCTGGTCCTCGAAGTGGGGCTGGGGGGGGCTATCGATTCGACCAATGTAGCCATGCCCCTGCTTTCGATAATTACCAATGTGACGATGGACCACATGGATTACCTGGGCCATACGATCAGGGAAATTGCCGGGGTAAAAGCCGGTATCATAAAGCCGGGGGTTCCGGTGGTGACGGCGGCTGAAGGAGAGGGGCTCGATGTGATCGAGGCGGTCAGCCGTGAGAATAATTGCCCTCTCATCAGGGTGGGCCAGGATATTACCTGGGAGCATATCTCCCTTTCTCCGGCTGCGCAGAGATTTACCATCCGGGGGCGCGTAAGGGTTTATGAAAACCTTACGCTCTACCTGATCGGCAGGCACCAGCAGGTCAACGCGGCCACCGCTGTGGCGGCCGCCGAAATTTTGACGGAGCTGGGTGTGTCAATCAGCCCGGCAGCGGTACGATCCGGGCTGGCGGCAGCTCGCTGGCCCGCCAGGCTGGAAATCATGCGCCGGGAGCCCCTGGTGATCATAGATGGCGCTCACAATTTTGCCGGCGCCAGATCCTTGCGCCTGGCGCTGGAAGAAACCTTTCCCGGCAGGAGCATAGTGCTCTTAATCGGCATGCTGGGAGACAAGGAGCGGGCCAGGGTGGTCGCGGAGCTGGCGCCGTTGGCCAGGACGGTGGTGGTGACCAGACCCAACAGCCCCAGGGCGGGGAACTGGCAGGAACTGGCCCGGGAAGCTAAACGCTACACTCCAGAGGTCTACGCGATAGAGGACATAAGGGATGCGTTGGACAAGGCGCTTTCCCTGGCCGGGCCGGAGGAGTTGGTGTGCGTCACCGGCTCGCTCTACATGGTGGCTGAGGTTCGGGAACTGTTTATCTAA
- a CDS encoding valine--tRNA ligase gives MPKFDLPSTYDPRAVEDKWYSYWEQNGFFHPEVNPEQEPFCIVMPPPNVTGQLHMGHALDNTLQDILTRWRRMQGYNALWVPGTDHAGIATQAKVEEQLAKEGLTRYDIGREAFLEKVWEWKEQYGNRITAQLRKLGASCDWRRERFTMDEGCSEAVLEVFIKLYQRGLIYRDYYITNWCPKCATTISDIEVEHLDRPGHLYHVRYPYKDGSGYIVVATTRPETILGDVAVAVHPGDERYTSQVGKTLILPIVGREMPVIADEYVDPSFGTGAVKITPAHDPNDFEVGHRHNLPQVIVINKEGKMNEAAGERYKGLDRYECRKKIVRDLEADGFLLKTQDHTHAVGHCYRCNTVIEPMLSRQWFVKMKPLAEPAIQAAREGRVEFIPERFTKIYLHWMENIRDWCISRQLWWGHRIPVWYCQDCGEIIVSKGPVKSCSKCGSGHCEQDPDVLDTWFSSALWPFSTLGWPKQTLDLAYYYPTSVMVTGRDIIFFWVARMIFSGLAFMNEVPFPQVFIHGLVMDALGRKMSKSLGNGVDPIDVIESHGADSLRFMLVTGNTPGNDLRFHFERLDGARNFANKLWNASRFVLMNLEDFEPEGRPGKYSLADRWILSRYQKAIAEATGFLESYELGEAARVLYEFIWNEFCDWYIELAKPRLYGKTGKADRVTAQYVISSVLKGTLELLHPFMPFITEEIWQNLPGRGLTIMRAAWPVVRGELVDPEAESEMELLMDVTKAIRHIRSEMNVPPGRKAEALLVAPEDTTRALVMKNAGYIEGLAAAELKIMTSLPGVPEQAAHAVTRGLEVFVPLKGLIDVDKETARLEKELASVEKDLVRVKGKLSNQGFLGKAPADVVEKEKAKEEELSGKSSAIRDRLAVLTGGK, from the coding sequence TTGCCAAAATTTGATTTGCCCAGTACTTATGATCCCCGTGCGGTCGAAGATAAATGGTATAGCTATTGGGAGCAAAACGGGTTCTTTCACCCTGAGGTCAACCCTGAACAGGAGCCGTTTTGCATTGTCATGCCGCCGCCCAATGTAACGGGACAACTGCACATGGGTCATGCCCTGGATAATACATTGCAGGACATCCTGACCCGCTGGCGGCGCATGCAGGGCTACAACGCCTTGTGGGTACCGGGCACCGACCATGCGGGTATTGCCACCCAGGCCAAGGTGGAGGAACAGTTGGCCAAGGAAGGACTGACCCGCTACGATATAGGCCGGGAGGCATTTTTAGAAAAAGTGTGGGAATGGAAGGAACAGTACGGCAACCGGATTACTGCCCAACTGCGTAAGTTGGGTGCTTCCTGCGATTGGCGGCGTGAGCGCTTTACCATGGATGAGGGCTGCTCGGAGGCGGTGCTGGAGGTATTCATCAAGCTCTACCAGCGGGGGCTGATATACCGCGACTATTACATTACCAACTGGTGCCCCAAGTGCGCCACCACGATTTCCGACATAGAAGTTGAGCACCTGGACCGCCCGGGTCACTTGTATCACGTAAGGTACCCGTATAAAGACGGAAGCGGTTATATTGTGGTTGCGACCACACGCCCCGAGACTATCCTGGGTGACGTGGCTGTCGCGGTACACCCGGGCGATGAACGCTATACCTCGCAAGTGGGCAAAACATTAATCCTGCCCATAGTTGGCCGGGAAATGCCGGTTATTGCCGACGAATACGTCGATCCCTCTTTCGGAACGGGCGCTGTGAAAATTACTCCCGCTCATGATCCAAACGACTTTGAGGTTGGACACCGTCACAACCTGCCTCAAGTTATTGTAATCAATAAGGAAGGGAAAATGAATGAAGCCGCAGGTGAGCGCTACAAGGGGCTGGATCGTTACGAGTGCCGCAAGAAAATTGTGCGGGATCTGGAAGCGGACGGTTTTCTGCTCAAAACACAAGACCATACCCACGCGGTGGGGCACTGTTACCGCTGCAACACTGTTATAGAACCGATGCTTTCACGCCAGTGGTTTGTTAAAATGAAGCCTTTGGCTGAACCGGCTATTCAAGCGGCCAGGGAAGGGCGGGTAGAGTTTATTCCGGAACGGTTCACCAAGATCTACCTGCACTGGATGGAGAACATCCGTGACTGGTGTATCTCCCGTCAACTCTGGTGGGGACACCGCATCCCGGTATGGTATTGTCAGGATTGCGGTGAAATAATCGTATCCAAGGGACCGGTCAAAAGCTGCTCCAAGTGTGGCAGCGGGCACTGCGAGCAGGATCCTGACGTGCTGGATACCTGGTTTTCCTCTGCCCTGTGGCCCTTTTCGACGCTGGGCTGGCCAAAACAGACCTTGGACCTGGCTTATTACTATCCCACCTCGGTCATGGTCACCGGGCGCGATATCATTTTCTTCTGGGTGGCCAGGATGATATTTTCCGGCCTGGCTTTTATGAACGAAGTCCCCTTTCCGCAAGTTTTCATTCACGGTCTGGTTATGGATGCCCTGGGACGCAAGATGAGCAAGTCTTTGGGCAATGGCGTGGACCCCATTGATGTGATCGAGTCACACGGAGCGGACAGCCTGAGGTTCATGCTGGTTACCGGCAACACACCCGGCAATGACCTGCGTTTCCATTTTGAAAGGTTGGACGGCGCCCGCAACTTTGCCAACAAGCTTTGGAACGCTTCCCGCTTTGTGCTGATGAATTTGGAGGACTTTGAGCCGGAAGGTCGGCCCGGTAAGTATTCCCTGGCCGACCGCTGGATTCTTAGCCGTTACCAGAAGGCAATCGCTGAGGCGACGGGCTTCCTGGAGTCTTATGAACTTGGTGAAGCGGCCAGGGTGCTCTACGAATTTATCTGGAACGAGTTTTGCGATTGGTACATTGAGCTGGCCAAACCGCGGCTGTATGGTAAAACCGGTAAAGCCGACCGTGTTACCGCCCAGTACGTGATATCTTCGGTTTTAAAAGGGACGTTGGAGCTCCTGCATCCCTTTATGCCGTTTATTACCGAGGAGATCTGGCAAAACCTGCCGGGCCGCGGCTTAACCATCATGCGGGCTGCCTGGCCGGTCGTCCGTGGTGAACTGGTGGACCCGGAGGCGGAAAGCGAAATGGAACTGCTGATGGATGTCACCAAGGCCATCAGGCATATTCGCAGTGAGATGAACGTCCCGCCGGGACGCAAAGCCGAAGCTCTATTAGTGGCGCCCGAGGACACCACGCGGGCATTGGTGATGAAGAATGCAGGGTATATTGAAGGGCTGGCCGCAGCTGAGCTGAAAATAATGACGTCCTTGCCGGGTGTACCGGAACAGGCAGCCCATGCTGTCACCCGCGGCCTTGAGGTATTCGTCCCGCTCAAAGGGTTGATCGATGTGGATAAGGAAACTGCGCGTCTGGAGAAGGAACTGGCCTCGGTTGAGAAGGACCTGGTCCGGGTCAAGGGCAAGCTTAGCAACCAGGGCTTTCTCGGCAAGGCTCCGGCTGACGTGGTGGAAAAGGAAAAGGCCAAGGAAGAGGAGCTATCCGGAAAGTCCTCCGCGATCAGGGACAGGCTGGCTGTACTGACGGGGGGCAAGTAG
- a CDS encoding TIGR04086 family membrane protein, whose amino-acid sequence MKNLTLMSWTAEKKPLVRRIKPVAVMSGLAWAFSATLAACILMYAWVVLSASPVYYLGALIIAGAVLGALAGGIAAGRAARTLGLLHGFLVGLCYGLLLLALFMLGSNAGFVPVEIMARALLLGIAGALGGLLGINIQFMVNRRLPERAGRKFLQKDLLFPRRN is encoded by the coding sequence ATGAAAAATCTCACTTTGATGAGCTGGACTGCCGAAAAAAAACCTCTGGTCAGAAGGATTAAGCCGGTCGCCGTCATGTCCGGCCTGGCCTGGGCTTTCAGCGCCACCCTGGCTGCCTGTATCCTGATGTATGCCTGGGTAGTACTATCGGCTAGCCCGGTTTATTATTTGGGGGCACTGATTATTGCCGGCGCGGTCCTGGGCGCGCTCGCCGGCGGGATTGCGGCAGGACGGGCGGCCCGGACACTTGGCTTACTGCACGGGTTTTTGGTGGGTTTGTGCTACGGTCTGCTGCTTTTGGCCCTGTTTATGCTGGGAAGCAATGCTGGCTTTGTCCCTGTGGAAATAATGGCGCGGGCGCTGTTACTGGGGATTGCAGGAGCTCTGGGCGGTTTATTGGGAATAAACATTCAGTTTATGGTAAACAGGAGACTGCCTGAAAGGGCTGGAAGAAAATTTTTGCAGAAGGATTTACTCTTCCCCCGGAGAAACTAA
- a CDS encoding ABC transporter substrate-binding protein — MKRLLGRKNILLLALLISVIGLGVRHSLKEPAPVTHIENVRVLESVRSPYFLPQYLALNLGYFKEQDLSVSITTTSQEAIRAALSDGRTDIALCGLQKILFNPGAKGPQPKVFATLARRDGSFLLARKDADNFQWQNLKDKSIIGGSQDDSSEIALEEALRQQGQTPNRSVSIYHNIPDTLRLGAFRAGTGNYIQLLEPAASLAESKDYGRVAASVGIITGDMVVTAYAALPGYIESKAAVIQRFTNAIYKAQLWLGQHSSEEAAEVVAPLFTNVDRQVLIKSIERYRTLGVWSSDPLIPRQSYDKFQAAAKKAGEITSPTAYETAVINDFAQQAVQTVVYVKEEPKPKKNLFQRVFQ; from the coding sequence TTGAAGCGGTTGCTCGGGCGTAAAAACATTTTGCTCTTGGCGCTCTTAATAAGTGTAATCGGATTGGGTGTCAGACACAGCCTCAAAGAACCTGCCCCCGTTACACATATAGAAAATGTCCGGGTGCTGGAGTCTGTCCGCTCACCGTATTTCCTGCCCCAGTACCTGGCATTAAATCTGGGCTACTTTAAAGAACAAGACCTCTCCGTAAGCATAACTACTACCAGCCAGGAGGCTATCAGGGCCGCCCTGTCTGACGGAAGAACCGATATTGCCCTCTGCGGGCTGCAGAAAATACTTTTCAATCCGGGCGCCAAAGGCCCCCAGCCTAAAGTATTTGCCACCCTGGCGAGGCGAGACGGATCCTTCCTCCTGGCCAGAAAAGATGCGGACAACTTTCAGTGGCAAAACCTTAAAGATAAATCAATTATCGGGGGCTCCCAGGATGACAGCTCTGAAATTGCCCTGGAAGAGGCCTTGCGGCAACAGGGACAAACACCCAACCGAAGCGTGAGCATCTATCATAATATCCCTGATACCCTTCGGTTGGGAGCCTTCCGGGCCGGAACCGGCAACTATATTCAACTGCTGGAGCCTGCCGCCAGCCTGGCAGAATCAAAAGATTACGGAAGAGTGGCGGCGTCAGTCGGCATCATCACCGGTGACATGGTAGTAACCGCCTACGCCGCCCTGCCGGGCTACATCGAGTCCAAAGCGGCTGTAATTCAACGGTTTACCAATGCTATCTACAAAGCCCAGCTCTGGCTCGGCCAACACAGCTCAGAAGAGGCTGCTGAGGTGGTCGCCCCACTCTTTACCAACGTCGATCGGCAGGTATTAATTAAATCCATTGAACGCTACCGTACGCTTGGGGTGTGGTCCAGCGACCCTCTGATTCCCAGGCAATCTTATGATAAGTTTCAGGCGGCCGCAAAAAAAGCTGGTGAAATAACTTCACCAACAGCATATGAAACCGCGGTAATAAATGACTTTGCCCAGCAAGCGGTACAGACCGTAGTCTATGTTAAGGAAGAACCAAAGCCGAAGAAAAACCTCTTCCAGCGAGTATTTCAATAG